A genomic window from Punica granatum isolate Tunisia-2019 chromosome 2, ASM765513v2, whole genome shotgun sequence includes:
- the LOC116193953 gene encoding transcription factor MYB1-like isoform X1 codes for MGRSPCCSKEGLNRGAWTAQEDKILCDYIKAHGEGRWRNLPKRAGLKRCGKSCRLRWLNYLRPDIKRGNISPDEEELIIRLHKLLGNRFLFGLTQIIIVSCLVIGHFFLRAGSQSYDFLSSLSLISRWSLIAGRLPGRTDNEIKNYWNTNLGKRHQDHHASDDRSTKLPLDTAKKRAEPVAVRTKALKCSKQVFLKVSRAETPDRLNSNQTSSETRDHQTNMPPGPNPGDSNNGQSSLTNSEDNISADDSMLDFNIGELCLSDLLNFADFSTSLACSSDHQPDVMLYEELETNVGLNMHPFASFLDYYTGEDQWLG; via the exons atggggAGAAGCCCATGTTGCTCAAAGGAGGGGTTGAACAGAGGAGCATGGACTGCTCAGGAAGACAAGATCCTCTGTGATTACATCAAAGCTCATGGGGAAGGCAGATGGAGAAATCTCCCCAAAAGAGCAG GATTGAAGAGATGCGGAAAGAGTTGCAGACTTCGGTGGTTGAACTATCTGAGGCCCGACATCAAGAGAGGAAATATATCGCCTGACGAGGAAGAGCTCATCATCAGGCTTCACAAACTCTTGGGGAACAGGTTCCTATTTGGTCTCACACAAATAATTATCGTATCCTGTTTAGTAAttggtcatttttttttacgagCCGGATCGCAGTCTTACGACTTTCTTTCATCCTTGTCATTAATTTCCAGATGGTCCCTGATTGCTGGACGGCTTCCAGGCCGAACAGACAATGAAATCAAGAATTACTGGAATACCAATCTGGGCAAGAGGCACCAGGATCACCATGCCTCAGATGATAGAAGTACCAAACTACCACTTGACACAGCCAAGAAACGCGCCGAGCCGGTGGCTGTGAGGACCAAGGCCTTGAAGTGCTCCAAGCAAGTGTTCCTCAAAGTCTCACGGGCCGAGACACCCGATCGACTCAACTCGAACCAAACATCATCCGAGACCCGAGATCATCAAACAAACATGCCCCCGGGGCCAAATCCAGGAGATAGTAATAATGGGCAATCGTCACTGACCAATTCAGAAGACAACATTTCGGCTGATGATTCAATGTTGGATTTCAACATCGGAGAGCTATGCTTATCGGATCTACTCAACTTCGCAGACTTTTCAACATCGCTGGCTTGTTCATCGGATCATCAGCCTGATGTAATGTTGTATGAAGAGTTGGAGACGAATGTCGGGTTAAACATGCATCCTTTTGCTTCATTTCTCGACTACTATACCGGAGAGGATCAATGGTTAGGCTGA
- the LOC116194756 gene encoding protein SHQ1 homolog: protein MPLYDCVLLLKPHVKKDAMMELVARVGKHVFRRNGVLTEIKSFGTVQLGYGIKKLDGRYFKGQLMQMTMMATPNINKELHYLNKEDRLLRWLLVKHRETEFGLDFLSSDDVKRELSMFPRSSIFEDEDVDEDEDEDEDEDEDEDEEYTEDKEETTNQG from the exons ATGCCTCTCTACGACTGTGTGCTGCTGCTGAAGCCCCATGTCAAGAAGGACGCTATGATGGAGTTGGTGGCTCGGGTCGGGAAGCATGTTTTCCGGAGAAATGGGGTCCTCACCGAAATCAAATCCTTTGGGACTGTTCAGCTCGGCTATGGCATCAAGAAGCTCGACGGAAGGTACTTCAAG GGCCAGTTGATGCAGATGACGATGATGGCGACCCCAAACATCAACAAGGAGCTGCACTACCTGAACAAGGAAGACAGGCTACTCCGGTGGCTTCTTGTGAAACACAGGGAAACCGAATTCGGGCTGGACTTCCTCAGCAGTGACGACGTAAAGAGAGAGCTGAGCATGTTCCCCCGTTCCAGCATATTTGAAGATGAGGATGTTGACGAGGACGAGGACGAGGACGAGGATGAGGACGAGGACGAGGATGAAGAGTACACAGAGGACAAGGAGGAGACGACGAATCAAGGGTGA
- the LOC116194753 gene encoding mediator of RNA polymerase II transcription subunit 20a-like codes for MPVKWVFHWQLNPGTTVNSQILAEVSQCAETINGVKGRWKANLTYYKPIFRDQTAPSEIPRDFIGISLPEQPNKCYFTLRSHRIVVEADLSIQNIMEKLQSYKSRVTLVFEGFQYHLGDFQVRVGKVVPSHSENLRGIVMEVEYLPISSLEKSREIMEDFTEIWQETLSKRSLPGRFIHAEPNFSEFGLSDNYTSQHTAVQYATVMAQLIASAQSVPAVRN; via the exons ATGCCTGTAAAATG GGTTTTTCACTGGCAACTGAATCCAGGAACAACTGTGAACAGCCAAATCCTTGCAGAAGTCTCCCAATGTGCAGAGACTATTAATGGTGTTAAAGGTCGTTGGAAGGCCAATCTGACCTATTACAAACCTATCTTTCGAG ACCAGACAGCTCCCTCTGAGATTCCGCGAGATTTTATCGGGATTTCACTGCCTGAACAGCCGAATAAGTGCTACTTTACCCTTCGAAGTCATCGGATTGTTGTTGAAGCCGATCTATCTATTCAAAACATCATGGAGAAATTGCAATCCTACAAATCAAGAGTGACGCTTGTTTTTGAG GGATTTCAGTATCATCTTGGTGATTTCCAGGTGAGAGTTGGGAAAGTTGTCCCGAGCCATTCAGAGAATCTTAGAGGAATAGTAATGGAG GTGGAGTATCTTCCAATTTCTTCTCTGGAGAAATCCCGAGAAATCATGGAGGACTTCACTGAGATATGGCAAGAAACACTGTCGAAGAGATCTTTGCCGGGGCGCTTCATCCACGCAGAACCAAACTTCTCAGAGTTTGGTCTCTCCGACAACTACACTTCACAGCACACTGCAGTTCAGTATGCCACTGTTATGGCCCAGTTGATTGCATCTGCGCAGTCAGTGCCTGCAGTGAGAAACTGA
- the LOC116193953 gene encoding transcription factor MYB1-like isoform X2, producing the protein MGRSPCCSKEGLNRGAWTAQEDKILCDYIKAHGEGRWRNLPKRAGLKRCGKSCRLRWLNYLRPDIKRGNISPDEEELIIRLHKLLGNRWSLIAGRLPGRTDNEIKNYWNTNLGKRHQDHHASDDRSTKLPLDTAKKRAEPVAVRTKALKCSKQVFLKVSRAETPDRLNSNQTSSETRDHQTNMPPGPNPGDSNNGQSSLTNSEDNISADDSMLDFNIGELCLSDLLNFADFSTSLACSSDHQPDVMLYEELETNVGLNMHPFASFLDYYTGEDQWLG; encoded by the exons atggggAGAAGCCCATGTTGCTCAAAGGAGGGGTTGAACAGAGGAGCATGGACTGCTCAGGAAGACAAGATCCTCTGTGATTACATCAAAGCTCATGGGGAAGGCAGATGGAGAAATCTCCCCAAAAGAGCAG GATTGAAGAGATGCGGAAAGAGTTGCAGACTTCGGTGGTTGAACTATCTGAGGCCCGACATCAAGAGAGGAAATATATCGCCTGACGAGGAAGAGCTCATCATCAGGCTTCACAAACTCTTGGGGAACAG ATGGTCCCTGATTGCTGGACGGCTTCCAGGCCGAACAGACAATGAAATCAAGAATTACTGGAATACCAATCTGGGCAAGAGGCACCAGGATCACCATGCCTCAGATGATAGAAGTACCAAACTACCACTTGACACAGCCAAGAAACGCGCCGAGCCGGTGGCTGTGAGGACCAAGGCCTTGAAGTGCTCCAAGCAAGTGTTCCTCAAAGTCTCACGGGCCGAGACACCCGATCGACTCAACTCGAACCAAACATCATCCGAGACCCGAGATCATCAAACAAACATGCCCCCGGGGCCAAATCCAGGAGATAGTAATAATGGGCAATCGTCACTGACCAATTCAGAAGACAACATTTCGGCTGATGATTCAATGTTGGATTTCAACATCGGAGAGCTATGCTTATCGGATCTACTCAACTTCGCAGACTTTTCAACATCGCTGGCTTGTTCATCGGATCATCAGCCTGATGTAATGTTGTATGAAGAGTTGGAGACGAATGTCGGGTTAAACATGCATCCTTTTGCTTCATTTCTCGACTACTATACCGGAGAGGATCAATGGTTAGGCTGA